One window from the genome of Rufibacter tibetensis encodes:
- a CDS encoding sigma-54 interaction domain-containing protein produces the protein MRDIEIQSVKQRFGIIGNSPLLNYAIQVAVQVAPTDMTVLITGESGSGKESFSKIIHHLSPRKHGQFIAINCGAIPEGTIDSELFGHEKGSFTGAAEARKGYFEVTNGGTIFLDEIGEMPLGTQARLLRVLENGEFIKVGSSKVQKTDVRVVAATNVNLMQAVERGQFREDLYYRLNTVPISVPPLRERGEDTHLLFRKFASDFAERYHVKPITLNQEAVQELLRYRFPGNIRQLKNIVEQISVLEYEREISAATLRKYLPQEQQNQLPALFHQNGSTEGASGISERDLLYKVLFDMRKDMNDLKQVVFDLLSHQQEDAELLKNNRHLFEEVRPFEQQPVYRAPERRDGYMLTVDEPDEEYEDKVEDISHETEEESLSLEHKEKEMILKALKKHGNKRKYAAKDLGISERTLYRKLKQYDLEDL, from the coding sequence ATGCGAGATATAGAAATACAATCGGTGAAGCAGCGGTTTGGCATCATCGGGAATTCTCCATTGCTGAACTATGCCATTCAGGTAGCGGTGCAGGTGGCTCCCACTGATATGACCGTGCTCATCACCGGTGAAAGCGGAAGCGGGAAAGAGTCTTTTTCCAAAATTATTCATCACCTGAGTCCCCGCAAGCACGGGCAGTTTATTGCCATCAACTGCGGCGCCATACCGGAAGGAACCATTGACTCAGAATTGTTCGGCCACGAAAAAGGCTCTTTCACCGGTGCCGCCGAAGCCCGGAAAGGCTATTTTGAGGTGACCAACGGTGGTACGATCTTTTTGGACGAGATTGGCGAAATGCCCCTCGGAACGCAGGCCCGTCTATTGCGTGTGTTAGAGAACGGAGAGTTCATCAAAGTAGGTTCTTCTAAGGTACAGAAAACTGATGTGCGCGTGGTAGCGGCTACCAACGTGAACCTGATGCAAGCGGTAGAACGGGGTCAGTTCAGGGAAGACTTGTATTACCGACTCAACACAGTTCCTATCAGTGTTCCGCCTTTACGGGAACGGGGGGAAGATACGCACTTGTTGTTCCGTAAATTTGCGAGTGATTTTGCCGAGCGGTACCACGTAAAGCCCATCACCCTTAACCAGGAAGCTGTGCAGGAGCTGCTTCGGTACCGTTTTCCCGGAAACATCCGCCAATTGAAAAACATTGTGGAGCAGATTTCGGTGTTGGAGTATGAGCGCGAGATTAGCGCTGCTACCCTACGAAAGTATTTGCCACAGGAACAACAGAATCAACTGCCAGCCCTCTTCCATCAAAATGGTTCAACTGAGGGTGCTAGCGGAATCTCTGAGCGCGACTTGCTGTACAAAGTATTGTTTGACATGCGCAAAGACATGAATGATCTGAAACAGGTGGTGTTTGACCTCTTATCGCACCAGCAGGAGGACGCGGAACTTCTGAAGAACAACCGGCATTTATTTGAAGAGGTGCGTCCGTTTGAGCAACAACCCGTATACCGCGCCCCAGAGCGCCGGGATGGCTATATGCTCACCGTGGACGAGCCTGACGAGGAATACGAGGACAAAGTGGAAGACATTTCCCACGAAACCGAGGAAGAAAGCCTTTCTCTAGAGCACAAGGAAAAGGAAATGATCTTGAAAGCGTTAAAGAAACACGGGAACAAGCGGAAGTACGCCGCCAAAGACTTGGGCATCTCTGAACGCACCCTTTACCGCAAATTAAAACAATATGACCTTGAAGACTTATAA